The window GTGGTACAGACAACACCCTCGAGGGGGACATCACAAAGGACTGCGAACATATATACTTCAACATTAATGCGTTTATTTACACCTACTTCAATTTCGCTACGGAGGACGAAACAAATTTGGACCAAGTAATACAAGACATAGGAAATTATTACAAAGATagtaagaaaaagaaaaaaatttcttgcAGTGATTTTTTCGAGATGCTAGAAAATCACGGAGAAACCATGGACCGAAATGAGTTCCaaagaatttttcaaatctTTACAAAAAGTGAGAAGTTCCTCGACGGTGCCGACATATTCGACTTGGATTTGTTGAAGGACCTGCTTCAGTAGGTCACCTACTGGGCCTTTAAAAATAGGAAACGCTCAAGCACATATTGggcatacatataaatatatatatatgtatgtgtgtgtgtttttttgggGTTGCTTCTACCCACCGGCCCGCTTCACATCTACTGGCTATCATCCCTCGGGAGCTCTATATCCGTTGTGAAGTCATACTCGATCGTTGGTATCACGCCAGAGACAAACTTCAAAAGAAATAGGAGGTACAGATCATGCCTTCGAAAAAGAGGGAGACACACCTGctgcatttttaataatcTCACACTTCttcatgtgtgtatatatacacatgcattTCAACTTTGCAGTACAGGAATGCACACCTGGGGGTGTACTTACCTCGGTTCCTTTCCTTCGCTcatccaattttttacaatgttTAACATCGCTTCGCCGTGTCTGCAAAGGGGGACGTGCAAAATATTGTCCAAAggataaacacaaaaaagggggaggggaaaaaaacaattcaTTTTTGGGGACTTCCCAACATACCTGCACGGATGGATAGATGCAGTCATTACACCTGTGCACGGGTGGGGGTCATACTGCGAACaaaggagttaaaaaaatggccccaATGCACATATATAGCATGTATACCGAGATGAaagcggtaaaaaaaaaaaaagaggcttCCCATTTGGAGTAGCACGAATAATTATTTGCAAATATCTGTTTAAGTATTCGTCTTTTCCACTCACAGTAACCGTCTCGTAACTGTACTCTGCAGAGATGTCTTCAAAAATTTCCTCCGATTTTAGCGGGTGCCCATTCTGAGATGGAGGAAGGGGAACGACAAGTTCGAGGAGCGTTACCCCAAAAAATGCGTTACAACAAATGCGTAACAACAAATGCGTAACAACAAATGCGTAACAACAAATGcgtaacaaaaatgtggaatgagaaaaaatggtagCCGAACTAGCCGCCCACTTACTTCGTCATATCCAAACAGCCATATCCGAGGAGTTTCATAATACTTGTCGTAGGTTATGCTCACATCGTACGTGCGTATTTTCATAACGTCTGCGTGGTGGAGCGATGGAGTGCGGAAACGGGTTGGTGCACACGCGAGTGATTCACAGTGGAGGacacttattttttcccacgttTTTCCGTGCCATTATGTAGACACATGCACGGATTTATTTCTAAGTGAATCCTTTTCATATTACTATCATTCTGCCCACTGTAAGAATAAAGCCCTGCGTGGTCCAGCGCGGCTGGGTCATCTTCCtgtgggagaaaaaaaaaagcatagcTACGAGGTTTGGGAGGACACAAATGAAGTTTTTCCCACAGGGAATAAGCAACCGaatggatatatatattttccctaTCCACTATCTCATATGAGTAACCTTAATGAGGTCAAAGTTTGGGTCAAAGTGTGCGTCAAAGTTATTTATGTCAATGGCCTCGTCGTCTTCTTCCACCGAGTCATCGTGTTGGTTATGCGCCTGGGCAGGTGGGAGAAAAAGTTGCATGGGGGGAAGGGTGTCTACATtgggattcttttttttgtccatagTGTTGTGGACCATTATATACCACGTTGTTACTCTGCTGATCATTTgccgcttttccttttctctgTTCTTACCTTTTCCTGTAGGGGCGCACTTCTGGGGGGGGGCTCCAAATGAAGCATGtctgaaaaaagtgaagaattAAATTTGTCCGTCGGGGGAATGCAGGAATGGAAGCTAAATCACGGTGCTGCTCCTCCACTGCAATAAACACTGAGCAGACAtaacatgtgcatacgtgtccatttttttttttttcccctcgctATTTTCATTCGTTACACTCATCTATGTCAGTGGCGTTGTTCTCCTCTTCGTAACTTGGAAGCAGCCAATCGTTTTCAACagttttcttaaaaaaggcgATTGAAGTTATAAGCGCATGTAGTTCATTcgcaaagaaaaagaaaaatggcattaACTGATTGCGCAAGATTAATCCGAAttgcacacacacgtgcaggtttatctttttataaCTCCCAAATTACCACATCGCGCATGATATAACTCAAATCCTTAATTCTTTGCTTGCACGCCACATTTTTCGTTAAGAGGAATTGTTTCCCCTCCGGTAAATAGGGAACTCTCCTATTTTTATCTGCATCTTgcctataaaaaaaaaaaagttgcacacaTGGGAAGTCGGATTAGTGCACCTTCCCCTTTCGCCGCTGCTGGGAAGTAGTGTTGGCTGTTCCAATCAGTTccgtttttcatttaaaatttttttttttttaccattccCATGTTCTAAACTTGTACACCAGAAAATCCCCCGCGTCCACAAACTCCGCTGGGGTCAGTGTCCCTAAAAATGGGTTGCAAGTGGGGAGTGGAAAAGTGGGCTCACGTGATGGAAGTACCCCTtgggcacctttttttctcccacttTACAGTTCATGCTCTCCATGTCGTCTTAATGACGAAGTGATGACCCCTCGGCATGACATCACTCTATGCCTGTTCACAAATCGAACAGACCCAAATCAAGGCataccatttttaacaaatgaaGACGAATTTGTGATTGGCTTAAAATATGAGTACACCTTTCGATATGTATCTCCTATCTTATGCTTTACATTTATTGGTTCGCTCATTCCAGGATGgttggtttaaaaaaatgtggtcTGTTTGTAAAGAAGCCCTTACTTCGAACTAAAGCCCCTgcgggggaaaaacgaaaacaggtgcaaaatggcataaaataGGCATAAAATTGGGGAGAACTTGAAAGGCAAATTAAAGGGAGACAGCCGaatgggattttttttcagccaCATCGTCATATAGctattttttcacccctaTTCTGCGCTGTTTTGATCAGCCCTGGACGGGACACACGATTTCATGTCATAAAAGTGCACAATAAGGTGAAAAAATCGAGTCATGTATGGCAAGTTGTGATACCTGCTGTTTTTACAGCAttccttctccccccttaattggtgttaaaaaaaaaaaaaaaaaaggaaacaaaatcCTATTGCCAGTACGCTTTGAATGTGGCTAAAAGTGTTTACAACGTCCCGTGTTACTTATGACAGTATATGATAGGTGCTACGTTTTTGTAACGTAATGCAATGTTCCCGACATGAATGACGATTTTTGCGAAATTATCTTCCGCGGTGTATCTCAGCTTATGCTTATTTCAGGagagttacaaaaaaggagtcgTAAATCGTCTAAGAAGGAAAACGGTTTAAAGGGGTAATTTCAAAACGGAAAATTGCAAATGGGATGGCGAGTTAATGGAATGCTCAAAAAGGGTGTGCAGTGCCCTAGCACGGTTGCCTGTTCGCTTTTTTCAGTTTCATTTTtcagtttcttttttcagtTCCCTCTTTGGCTCTCTTTATCAACCCCATGAAGAGCGACACTTCAAGAGAAGCATGCGCAGGAAGTTTACCCTAAATGGCACAGCTGCTCCGTAAGCCCACACATATAcgataaaatgtaaaactgTGCGTGTCCTCCAAGAATGTGTGTTTTAATCATTACACCTCGCACGGGAGCTTTGTGACTTCTTACCGATTTGTGTAGCTTACATATAGGGCATGGATGACACGCCCACATCACTTAACCAGCATGGCAAAGCGCAAGCGCAGTGTTATTACAATTCAGTGTGGCACTATTTTGGTGATTGGTGCGGTGAAGGCAGCGCTTCaccataataaaaatggagcaaGGAAATGATATTCTGTGCTATAGttacaaatttaaaaaaaacaaaatacaaaaaaattcactttttttcagcATACATGTGCATTCTTTGAAAGCATGtcatttgaaatattttttcgtgCCCTTTTGCGTGGCCCTTTGTTACCCTACTCTTTTAAGTTTgaattttccccattttggtgcCATTACGCGGTGTTACTCATTTATCCCTTTTCATTCTTTgggcaaaaatatatctttatATATACGTAGCGCCCTTTCAGTTGACCTTTCCCAGTCCTACTTCAATTCGTTAGCGTAGGCACATCTCCTTTGTGAATGCATTACCTTTCGCCAAATCTTGGCATCGCAAGGGTGGgctatgtacatatatgcgtaGGCGAATGCGTATGCGTGTTGCGTTTATTTCCTCACTGACTAAGcatttgtgattttttttttttttcagcgtTTAAGCGTCATACCTCTTCTTCGCAACGGAAAGGTAAATAAAACGGAGGGGCGTTCCAAcatggaagcaaaaaaaaaaaaaaaaacgcttcaaCGCAGAATCCCgcttaaagaaaaaagcggacataaaattatttttgacGAAGCACGTCGCAAAAGCTTCAAGTTCGAAAGTCACTGTGGCGCTGTTCGTCCCACTCAAACAATACAATAAtgcatattatat of the Plasmodium cynomolgi strain B DNA, chromosome 7, whole genome shotgun sequence genome contains:
- a CDS encoding autophagocytosis associated protein C-terminal domain containing protein (putative), yielding MSEPINVKHKIGDTYRKVYSYFKPITNSSSFVKNGTLTPAEFVDAGDFLKTVENDWLLPSYEEENNATDIDEYMLHLEPPPRSAPLQEKAHNQHDDSVEEDDEAIDINNFDAHFDPNFDLIKEDDPAALDHAGLYSYSGQNDNVMKIRTYDVSITYDKYYETPRIWLFGYDENGHPLKSEEIFEDISAEYSYETVTYDPHPCTGVMTASIHPCRHGEAMLNIVKNWMSEGKEPRHDLYLLFLLKFVSGVIPTIEYDFTTDIELPRDDS